The Lycium ferocissimum isolate CSIRO_LF1 chromosome 1, AGI_CSIRO_Lferr_CH_V1, whole genome shotgun sequence genome includes a region encoding these proteins:
- the LOC132066086 gene encoding LOW QUALITY PROTEIN: CENP-B homolog protein 2-like (The sequence of the model RefSeq protein was modified relative to this genomic sequence to represent the inferred CDS: inserted 2 bases in 2 codons; deleted 1 base in 1 codon): MASHLKGVTKSTMTDQIRIALCEYKRDHSTCTXKDLQLWLDENFHLKVSQGTISNTLKRSAEYLSANLEKGRDIKRHKPAKFPDTEKVVYEWFLQYQDRVNITEELILEKARDTMKLLYPQQDFEHNFSQGWLEKFKQRHGIKSFRHFGESGSVDIQDMEMKLESIREKIDQFPMKDVFNMDETSLFYRLQAGHSLATKQLEGRKQDKERLMVVICCNEDGSEKIPLWIIGKYAKPRFFKNLNMNSLNCHYRANERAWMTSVLFDEYIRWIDHKMHSRRIFLVVDNCPAHPRNIEGLQNVELLFLPPNMTSKIQPCDAGIIRAFKMHYRSRFYRRILEGYELGQIDPGKINVLDAINLAIAAWMTNVQQETIANCFRHCKICSGDEALRNLNEPTCENDIHELEVMINDLGYCNKMDVNSLLEYPGENDTCSEVQSLEEIVDTIGENNVDDEVEDDTIPLEPVTRKEXLIVCRTLHNYLVQFEKTTPKLLDAIRKVRDDLQLDLNFNKKQKTLESYFTKLA, from the exons ATGGCTTCTCATCTAAAAGGTGTCACAAAATCAACAATGACAGATCAAATACGTATAGCATTATGTGAGTACAAAAGAGATCATTCCACATGCA AAAAAGATTTGCAGTTGTGGCTTGatgaaaattttcatttgaAAGTTAGTCAAGGTACAATATCAAACACACTCAAACGATCAGCTGAGTATCTTTCGGCTAACTTAGAAAAAGGAAGGGATATCAAGCGCCACAAGCCAGCAAAATTTCCAGACACGGAGAAGGTTGTTTATGAGTGGTTTCTCCAATACCAAGACCGTGTGAATATAACCGAAGAGTTAATTTTGGAGAAGGCGAGAGATACAATGAAACTTTTATATCCTCAACAAGATTTTGAGCACAACTTTTCTCAAGGTTGGCTTGAGAAATTCAAGCAAAGACATGGTATCAAGTCATTTCGTCATTTTGGAGAGAGTGGTTCGGTTGATATACAAGACATGGAGATGAAATTGGAGTCCATAAGGGAAAAAATAGACCAGTTCCCTATGAAAGATGTTtttaatatggatgaaactaGTTTGTTTTACAGGTTACAAGCTGGTCATTCTCTTGCTACGAAACAACTTGAAGGAAGAAAGCAAGACAAAGAAAGGCTCATGGTTGTTATTTGTTGCAATGAGGATGGATCTGAAAAAATTCCTTTATGGATTATTGGAAAATATGCAAAGCCACGTTTCTTCAAGAATCTCAACATGAACAGCTTGAATTGTCACTATCGTGCAAACGAAAGAGCATGGATGACAAGTGTGCTTTTTGATGAATATATTCGTTGGATTGACCACAAAATGCATAGTAGACGAATTTTTCTTGTGGTAGATAATTGTCCAGCACATCCAAGAAATATTGAAGGACTACAAAATGTTGAATTGCTTTTCTTGCCACCCAACATGACATCAAAAATTCAACCTTGTGATGCTGGGATAATAAGAGCTTTCAAGATGCATTATCGCAGTAGATTTTACCGTAGGATATTAGAAGGCTATGAGCTGGGACAAATCGATCCAGGAAAGATTAATGTTTTGGATGCTATCAATCTTGCGATCGCGGCTTGGATGACAAATGTTCAGCAAGAGACAATAGCAAATTGTTTTCGACACTGCAAAATTTGTTCGGGGGATGAAgccttaaggaatttaaatgAACCCACTTGTGAAAACGACATTCATGAACTTGAGGTCATGATTAATGATCTCGGTTACTGCAATAAAATGGATGTCAATAGCCTGTTGGAGTACCCGGGTGAAAATGATACATGTTCAGAGGTCCAGAGCTTAGAAGAAATTGTGGATACCATCGGAGAAAACAATGTTGATGATGAAGTTGAAGACGATACAATACCTTTGGAACCAGTTACTCGTAAGG CACTTATTGTGTGTAGAACTCTTCACAATTATTTGGTGCAATTCGAGAAGACAACACCGAAACTTTTGGATGCAATAAGAAAAGTTAGAGATGACCTTCAACTAGAtttaaattttaacaaaaaacaa aaaacactaGAATCATATTTCACTAAATTGGCTTag
- the LOC132066093 gene encoding (S)-N-methylcoclaurine 3'-hydroxylase isozyme 1-like, with amino-acid sequence MELFADKREKGVLDMVDFLVFKQGIVVKLEDERVASEMKGNIWRFMECGTTPILADFFPIFDGIDIQGQKKKAKRCLDNLFKIWEGIIKERREEHHCNESDVKKYGDFLDLMLANGFSDDQINYMLLEIFPAGTGTLTSTIEWALAELLRNKDVMKKFFSELQNGINSNPIKESTIFQLSYLNACIKEVLRLHPPIAFLPHYASQDFEFLPFGAGRRMCPGLSFATKEVHLIFACLVYHFEWSLPNNGDPLMLDMNEKYAVPLQREKLLLLVPTRK; translated from the exons ATGGAATTATTTGCTgacaaaagggaaaaaggagttcttgatatggtggattttTTGGTATTTAAACAAG GGATTGTGGTTAAGTTGGAAGATGAGAGAGTTGCAAGTGAGATGAAAGGGAATATTTGGAGGTTTATGGAGTGTGGGACCACTCCAATTTTAGCTGATTTCTTTCCAATTTTTGATGGGATTGATATTCAAGGTCAAAAGAAAAAGGCAAAGAGGTGTCTTGATAATTTGTTTAAAATTTGGGAAGGGATAATAaaggagagaagagaagaaCATCATTGCAATGAATCTGATgtcaagaaatatggagattTTTTGGATTTAATGCTTGCTAATGGATTTTCTGATGATCAAATCAATTACATGCTTCTG GAAATATTTCCAGCAGGGACAGGGACTTTGACATCCACAATTGAGTGGGCATTGGCTGAGCTTCTGAGGAACAAAGATGTAATGAAGAAATTCTTTTCTGAACTTCAAAATGGGATAAACTCAAACCCCATTAAAGAATCAACAATCTTTCAACTCTCTTATCTAAATGCTTGCATTAAAGAAGTCTTAAGGCTGCATCCACCAATAGCATTTTTACCTCACTATGCAA GCCAAGATTTTGAATTCTTGCCATTTGGTGCTGGAAGGAGAATGTGCCCTGGATTGAGCTTTGCTACAAAAGAAGTGCATTTGATTTTTGCTTGTTTGGTTTATCACTTTGAGTGGTCTCTTCCAAATAATGGCGATCCATTGATGCTTGACATGAATGAAAAATATGCTGTGCCATTGCAGAGAGAAAAACTTCTGCTACTTGTTCCTACTAGGAAGTGA